A window of the Brassica napus cultivar Da-Ae chromosome C5, Da-Ae, whole genome shotgun sequence genome harbors these coding sequences:
- the LOC111206440 gene encoding extensin-2-like, which translates to MTSSPGMGRSAHLVYALGFVIMATMVAASYEPYTYSSPPPPMYNSPAPKVDYKSPPPPYVYSSPPPPPMYSPSPKVDYKSPPPPYVYSSPPPPYYSPSPKVDYKSPPPPYVYSSPPPPYYSPSPKVDYKSPPPPYVYSSPPPPPYIYGSPPPPPYYSPSPKVDYKSPPPPYVYSSPPPPPYVYNSPPPPPYYSPSPKVDYKSPPPPYVYTSPPPPYNSPSPKIDYKSPPPPYVYYSPPPPYYSPSPRPIYKSPPPPYVYSSPPPPYYSPSPKPSYKSPPPPYVYSSPPPPYYSPPKPAYKSPPPPYVYSSPPPPYYSPSPKPAYKSPPPPYIYSSPPPPYYSPSPKTVYKSPPPPYVYSSPPPPYYSPSPKHVYKSPPPPYVYSSPPPPYYSPSPKPAYKSPPPPYIYSSPPPPYYSPSPKPAYKSPPPPYAYSSPPPPYYSPSPKPAYKSPPPPYVYSSPPPPYYSPSPKPAYKSPPPPYVYSSPPPPYYSPSPKPAYKSPPPPYVYSSPPPPYYSPSPKPVYKSPPPPYVYNSPPPPYYSPSPKVVYKSPPHPHVCVCPPPPPCYSPSPKIEYKSPPTPYVYHSPPPPPYYSPSPKHAYKSPPPPYVYSSPPPPYYSPTPKHAYKSPPPPYVYSSPPPPYYSPSPKPTYKSPPPPYVYSSPPPPPYYSPSPKVEYKSPPPPYVYSSPPPPQYYSPSPKVEYKSPPPPYVYSSPPPPPYYSPSPKVEYKFPPPPYVYSSPPPPPYYSPSPKVEYKSPPPPYVYSSPPPPQYYSPSPKVEYKSPPPPYVYSSPPPPPYYSPSPKVEYKSPPPPYVYNSPPPPPYYSPSPKVEYKSPPPPYVYSSPPPPSYYSPSPKVDYKSPPPPYVYTSPPPPAYSPSPKAEYKSPPPPSYY; encoded by the coding sequence ATGACATCTTCTCCCGGGATGGGGCGTTCAGCCCATCTCGTTTACGCTCTTGGTTTTGTAATCATGGCAACAATGGTTGCTGCTTCTTATGAGCCCTACACTTATagctctccaccaccaccaatgTACAATTCTCCTGCACCGAAAGTTGACTACAAGTCTCCACCACCTCCTTACGTATACAGTTCTCCTCCACCTCCACCAATGTATTCGCCATCTCCTAAAGTGGATTATAAATCCCCACCACCTCCTTACGTCTACAGCTCACCACCACCGCCATACTATTCACCTTCTCCAAAGGTGGATTACAAATCTCCACCACCTCCTTACGTGTATAGCtcgccaccaccaccatattACTCACCTTCTCCAAAGGTGGACTACAAATCTCCACCACCTCCTTATGTCTACAGctccccaccaccaccaccatacatATACGGTTCTCCACCcccaccaccatactactcaCCTTCTCCTAAGGTAGACTACAAGTCTCCACCACCTCCTTACGTCTATAGCTCTCCACCACCGCCCCCTTACGTTTACAACTCACCACCACCACCCCCGTACTACTCACCCTCTCCTAAAGTCGATtacaaatctcctccaccaccttaCGTCTACacttctccaccaccaccatacaaCTCACCTTCTCCAAAGATTGATTACAAATCTCCACCCCCACCGTATGTTTACTACtccccaccaccaccatactactcgCCTTCACCTAGACCCATATACAAATCGCCACCCCCACCATACGTCTACAGCTCCCCACCACCACCTTATTACTCTCCTTCACCCAAACCATCATACAAGTCTCCACCACCTCCGTACGTATAcagctctccaccaccaccatactactctcCTCCTAAACCCGCATACAAAtcgccaccaccaccatatgtctacagctctccaccaccaccatactactcgCCTTCACCTAAACCAGCATAcaaatctccaccaccaccatatatCTACAGCTCTCCcccaccaccatactactcgCCTTCACCCAAGACCGTATACAAATCCCCACCACCGCCATACGTCTACAGCTCCCCACCCCCACCTTACTATTCTCCATCACCTAAACATGTATACAAATCTCCACCACCTCCGTATGTCTACAGCTCTCCGCCCCCACCATACTACTCTCCTTCTCCTAAGCCCGCGtacaaatctcctccaccaccatataTCTATagttctccaccaccaccatactattCTCCTTCCCCTAAGCCCGCATACAAATCACCACCACCTCCGTATGCCTACAGCTCTCCGCCCCCACCATACTACTCTCCTTCTCCTAAGCCCGCTtacaaatctcctccaccaccatatgtctatagttctcctccaccaccatactATTCTCCTTCCCCTAAGCCAGCATACAAATCACCACCACCGCCATATGTGTACAGTTCTCCCCCACCACCATATTACTCGCCTTCTCCCAAGCCCGCTTAcaaatctccaccaccaccatatgtaTACAGCTCCCCACCTCCACCTTATTACTCTCCTTCACCAAAACCTGTATAcaaatcaccaccaccaccatatgtttacaactctccaccaccaccatactattCACCATCACCTAAGGTGGTATACAAATCTCCACCACACCCACATGTTTGTGTTtgtccacctcctcctccatgTTACTCTCCTTCTCCAAAGATTGAGTACAAATCTCCCCCAACACCATATGTTTACCATTCTCCACCTCCCCCACCTTATTACTCGCCTTCACCTAAACATGCATACAAATCCCCACCACCACCGTACGTCTACAGTTCCCCACCACCACCGTACTACTCCCCTACTCCTAAGCATGCAtacaaatctcctccaccaccatacgtttacagctccccaccaccaccatactactcaCCTTCCCCTAAGCCCACAtacaaatctcctccaccaccgtatGTCTATAGCTCTCCACCCCCACCACCGTATTACTCCCCTTCTCCAAAGGTTGAAtacaaatctcctccaccaccatatgttTACAGCTCTCCACCTCCACCACAGTATTACTCTCCTTCTCCAAAGGTTGAGtacaaatctcctccaccaccatatgtctacAGCTCTCCTCCCCCCCCACCGTATTATTCTCCTTCCCCAAAGGTTGAATACAAATttcctccaccaccatatgtctacAGCTCTCCACCCCCACCACCATATTATTCTCCTTCTCCAAAGGTTGAGtacaaatctcctccaccaccatatgtctacAGCTCTCCACCTCCACCACAGTATTACTCTCCTTCTCCAAAGGTTGAGtacaaatctcctccaccaccatatgtctacagctccccacctccaccaccatatTACTCTCCTTCTCCAAAGGTTGAGtacaaatctcctccaccaccatatgtctacaactctccacctccaccaccatatTACTCTCCTTCTCCAAAGGTTGAGtacaaatctcctccaccaccttaTGTCTACAGTTCACCACCTCCACCATCGTATTACTCTCCATCACCAAAGGTTGACTACAAAtcgccaccaccaccatatgtctacacatctccaccaccaccagcaTACTCTCCATCTCCAAAGGCCGAATACAAATCTCCTCCTCCACCTTCGTATTATTAA